The genomic window AAAGCCCGACGTGGACGCCATCGAAGGTCTTCCGCCGACCATCGCCATCGAGCAGCGCCGGACCGGCTTTAACCCGCGTTCCACCGTCGCGACGGTCACAGAGGTCCACGATTATCTGCGCCTTTTGTTCGCGCGGGTGGGGACGCCGGCCTGCCCGCGTTGCGGCCGGCCGATCCGTCCACAGGGTCCCGAGGAGATCGTCGAGAGCGTGCTGCGGCTCCCGCCGGGCACGCGCCTCATGGTGCTCGCGCCGCTGGTGCGCGGTCAGCGCGGCGAGCACAAGGAGGTCATCCGTGGAGTCGTGGCGGACGGTTTCGTGCGCGTCCGAATCGACGGGCAGATGTATGAACTGAAGAACGTTCCTCGGCTCGCCAAGGGGCGGCGCCACACGATCGAGGCTGTCGTCGATCGCCTGGTGGCGAAGGAGGCCGCCCGAAACCGCCTGGCCGATTCCGTCGAGACCGCCCTCCGCATGAGCGACGGCCTGGTGCTCGTGAGCCACGAGTCGGCGGCGGGGAACTGGAAGAACACGCTCTACAGTGAGCGGTACGCGTGCGTCCGCTGCAACCTGAGTTTTGAGGAACTCTCGCCCCGCCTCTTTAGTTTCAACAGCCCCTACGGGGCCTGCCCGACCTGCCACGGCCTTGGGGCCGTCCAGCAGTTCGACGAGGATCTCATCGTCCCCGACGCGGACCTCTCGCTGGCGGCCGGGGCGCTGGCGCCCTGGAAGGCAGGCCCGCACCGCTACCGGTCGTTCTACGAGGAGGCGCTCGCCCGCTTCATCCGCGATTTCAATGTGGACCCCGAGACGCCTTTCCGCAAACTTCCGAAGCGCGCCCGCGACGCCTTGCTCCACGGGGGAACGCCGAACGCCGACCGCACGCGGGAACCCACCGGGCGCCCAGCCGAGCCATGGGAAGGCGTCATCCCCAGCCTCCAGCGCCTGGACGAAAAGAACCGCAAGGCGTCGGTCCAGCGGTGGCTCGAACAGTTCATGAGCGAGCAGCCCTGCCCCGCCTGCCGGGGGGCGCGCCTCAGGCCGGAGGCGCGAGCCGTCACGGTGGGCGGCAAAGCCATCCACGAAATCTGCGCCCTGAGCGTGACCGAAGCCGCCGGCTTCTTCGACTCCCTTCACCTGGAAGGCGAGAAGGAAACGATCGGGCGCCAAGTGGTTGCCGAAATCCGCAACCGCCTGCGGTTCATGATGGGCGTCGGCGTCGGCTACCTGACGCTCGACCGTTCGAGCGATTCTCTGGCCGGCGGCGAGGCGCAGCGGATCCGGCTGGCGACGCAGGTCGGCAGCGGCCTGGTGGGCGTCTGCTACGTCCTGGACGAACCGACGATCGGCCTGCACGCGCGCGACAACCGCCGGCTTCTCGACACCCTGCTGCGCCTGCGAGACCTGGGGAACACCGTCGTCGTCGTCGAGCACGACGAGGACACGATCCGTGCGGCCGACCATGTGCTGGACATGGGCCCCGGCGCTGGCGAGCACGGCGGGCGCATTGTGGCTGAGGGAACGGTCCCGGAGATCGCCGCCTCCAAAGGCTCGCTGACGGGGCGGTACCTGGCGCGCCACATGGCGATTCCGATTCCGACGAAGCGGCGCCGCGCCAACTGCCGGCGTGCCGTCCGAATCTCCGGCGCCCGTGAGAACAATCTGAAAAACCTTTCCGTTGCGTTTCCGCTGGGGTGCCTGGTGTGCGTCACGGGCGTGAGCGGTTCGGGCAAGAGCACCCTGGTCGGGCAGACGCTGGCGCCGGCGCTTCGGCGGAAACTGTACGGAAGCCGCGAAAAATGCGGCATCTATCGACGCCTCTCCGGGGCGGACGAGGTGGACCGCGTCATCGAGATCGATCAGAGCCCCATCGGCCGCACCCCGCGATCCAACGCCGCCACCTACACCAAGGTGTTCGACCACATTCGGCGCGTCTTCGCCCAGACACGCGAGGCGAAGGTTCGGGGCTACGGGCCCAGCCGATTCAGTTTCAATGTCAAGGGTGGGCGCTGTGAAACCTGCCGGGGCCAAGGCGTCAGAAAACTCGAGATGCATTTCCTGCCCGATGTGTACGTCACGTGCAGCGAGTGCCGCGGCAGCCGGTACGCCCGCGAGACGCTCGAAATCACGTACCGCGCGAAGACGATTGCCGACGTGCTGGGAATGCGGGTAAGCGAGGCCCTTCAGTTTTTCGAGAACTTTCCGCGCATCGTCGGGCAACTCGAGACGCTGGAGGCGGTGGGCCTGGGCTACATCGCGCTGGGACAGAACTCGACGACGCTTTCGGGCGGCGAGGCCCAGCGCGTCAAACTCGCCGCCGAACTCGGGAAGCACTCCACCGGCCGGACGCTCTACGTCCTCGATGAGCCGACCACGGGCCTCCACTTCGCCGACATCCAGCGCCTTCTCGACGTTCTGGCGCGCCTGGTGGACCTGGGGAATACGATGGTCGTCATCGAACACAACTTCGAGGTCATCAAGAGCGCCGACTGGATTATTGACCTTGGACCAGAGGGCGGCGACGCCGGCGGCTGCGTCATCGCCGAAGGACCGCCCGAACGCCTTGTCCGATCGCCCGAGAGCCACACGGGGCGGTACCTCGCGCGACACCTGGCGGGCAAAGGATAGTGCAGGGCCTCGCGGTCAGAACCGTCAATCCTTTCCGAATAACCCTTTCACGCCATCCAGGAGGCCCTTTTCGCCCGTGCCTTTGTCCAAGAGTCCCTTCTTCAGGCCTTCCAGAACGCTTTCCTCCGGATAGACCTTCACTTCCATCTTCTCCGGATATAGCGAGGGGTGGCTCGAAAGGTTGTGCCCTTCGATCGTGACGCCCGGCAGGTCCTCGTGGACCTTGACGCCGGTGAGTTTCAAGTTGCGGACGACCCACGTCGGATGCCGCGTAAGGTATTCCTGGGCCGAGAGCCTGAGGTAGCCGCGAAGCCGGGCCTCCTCCTCCAGGTCGTCCTTCGAGGGCGCCCTCCTGGCGGACTCGTCGGACTGAAGGAACTCCTTAAGTTTCTGGATCTTCTCGTTCAGGCGCTTGGCCTGCTCATAGTACGCCTTGACCTTTCCAAGGCTGCCGACGTCCAGGGGCGGCAGGACCGGCTCCTTCGACGCCGGCTCGCGGTACACTTGGCCGGGCACGGCGCGCTGGACGTCCAGGCGCATGTTGTAGCATTCGACCGAGTCCAGGACGAACCGCCGCGCCAAGAGGTCCGCCAGACTCACGTCCGCGACAATGCGGTCGGCCTGGACCTGGTTGTGCGTCGGCCGCGCGGCGTCGGTCACCTGGAGCCTCTCGACTACGAGCCGTCCCGACAGGAGCGAAAGGTCGGCCTTGCCGACGTTGACCTCGGCGCCGGTGGCCTGGGCGACGGCGGCCTCAATGCCCTGTCGGGCCAGTCGGTCCAGGAACAGCGCCTGGAAGGCGACGACCAGGATCAGGATGACGCCGCCCGCCACGAGCCGCCCTTTTTTCAGGAGCGGCGCCGAGGCCGCCATGTCCTCGTCGGCGGGTCTTCTCTTGCCGAGCGCCGCCCAGAGGAGCAGCCGGACAACCGGGTTCTCGCGGGCCTTCCGGAGGCCCTCGCTCGTCTCGGAGGCCATGCGGATGCGAGCCTGGGCCTTGTGGATCGCCAGCGTCGCGCCCAGCGCCAGTCCGCCGCCGACCACCACGATGATCGGCAAGGCCCCCAGCAACGCGTACACGTGCAGGTCCAGCAGCGCGAACACCGACGCGTCGGCGGTGGCCCGGACCAGGCTCACCAGGCCGAGCGAGTGCATCATGAAGTAGCCGAGGTGGCAGGTAACCGGGGCCAGCAGCACACAGAGGGCCTTGGCGAGTATGGCCGAGAGGCCCGCCAGGCCACCGTTCGTGTTGAGCAGCAGGAGAAGCACCACCATCGTCAGGACCGTCAGGTTCACACCGGGAATCATGCCGGCGGCAAACCCGAGGAACACGGCCAGGAAGATCTGTCGCGACGAGGCTCCGCCGCGCAGGGCCTTGAGGAGATTGCGAACGAGTTTGAAGGGGTTCACGGCCATTCTCCTTTTCGCTTGCGATTCGCCGGGGCCTTCGGCGCCACATTCACGGCGGACGGGCCCGGATGACGAAGAGGCACCCGTGAGGGGCCGTGGAACCTGTGCGATGCGGTTCCGCCGCCTTCGTCATTCGGTCTTGCTGTTTGATTCGTCATTCGGGTTTCGTCATTCGGCCTTGTGTGGCAGGCGGCTCTTCTTCGGGCAGGGCGTGCTTCGGTTCGGGCTCGGTTCCGGGCGCCTTGGGTTGGCCATCGTCTGCCGCACGCAGGAGGCCGTCGATGTACTCGACGGCCTTGTCGGCCTTATACGTCATGGGATGCCGGGGAAAGCGCTTCTGGAGTTCCGCAAAGGCCTCGCGCGCCTCGCCATACCGTTTCTCGCCGTAGAAGACCGTGCCGACGTAATACATGGCCGTCGGGACCTCCGGCGCGTCGGGGAAGTCGAGAAGATACGCCGCGAGGTTGTCGAGGGTGGCGGCCGCGTTGCCGTCCTCGAGCGGCACCATGGCGAGGATGAGTCTGGCCTGGCTGCGGCGCCCGTGCTTGTTTTCGGGGTCGAGTTCGGCCGCTTGTTCCAGGTAAGGCGCCGCGCGGCGAAGTTGATTGAGCAGGGCGAAGGCATTGCCAAGGGCGAAATTCGCCTCCAGATCGTTCGGCGCCTTCTTCTGGGCCCGCAGGAGTTCGGGAAACAGACGGACCTGGTTCAGCAGGTTGGCAAACTCCTCGGGCTTACGCGGTCCCATCGCCAGGTGCAGCGTCTCGCCGGTGGGTAGGAGAAACAGGACGCTCGGATAGACCCGGATGCCGAACCTCTGGCTGACCGGGCTCGCCTCCTTCGTGTCGTCCACGCGCAGCGGGACGAAGTGCCGGAAAATGAACGTCACCATCGGCTTGTTGCCGAAGCAGCCGCGGCTCATCCACTCGCAGGGCTGGGACCAGTCGGCGTGGAAGTAGATGAGGACAACGCGGTCGGAGGCGGCGGCCTCTTTCAAAGCCGAGTCGAGGTCTTTCCGCCAATCGGGTTGGATGGCGGGCGTTTCGGCCTTCGGCTGGCCCTGGGACTTGGGCGCCTCGGCCGCCGGGGCGGCGATGGCACCCGCCAACACCGCTAAGCCCAACCAGCCTCCCAGAGCGCGGTGCACCCGAAAGCCTCCCAGGTCGAGTGAATCGGGGATCACGAGGCCGGCGGTCCTTGGGCGGCCCCCTCCTGCCCCGGGGCGACGGACCCCGCCGCCGCCTCGGCCACGACGCCGACGCGGCGAAGTTTCTCATAGCGCTCCGCCAGCAGTTCATCGAGAGGCCGCTGCTTCAGTTCCCTCAGGTGCCGGCCGATTCGCCGCTCCAGCGTGATGGCCATCTCTCGCGGGTTACGATGCGCCCCGCCGAGCGGTTCCGGAACGATCTCCTCGATGACGCCGAACCGTTTCACATCCGCGGCCGTCAACCGAAGCGCCTCGGCGGCCTCGGGCGCCTTGGCCGCCGTCCGCCACAGAATCGCCGCGCACCCCTCCGGCGTAATGACGCTGCAATAGGCGTACTCGAGCATCAGCAGGCGGTCCGCGACGCCGATCCCGACGTACCCGCCCGAGGCGCCTTCGCCGATGACGATGCCGACGATCGGGACCCGCAGGCAACTCATCTCGCGGAGGTTGACGGCAATGGCCTCGGCGACGCCGCGCTCCTCCGCGCCGATCCCCGGATACGCGCCCTGGGTGTCGATGAAAGCGATGATCGGCACGTGGAACTTCTCCGCCAGCCGCATGCACCTCAGGGCCTTGCGGTATCCCTCGGGATGGGCGCAGCCGAAAAAGCACGCCACCTTCTCGCGCGTGTCACGCCCCTTGTGGTGACCGACGATCATCACCCGCTCGCCGCCGATCCGGCCCAGGCCGCATACAATGGCCCGGTCGTCCCGGAAGAGCCGGTCGCCGTGCAACTCCTTGAAGTCCTTGACGAAGGCTTCGACATAGTCGATCGTCTGAGGCCGATCCGGATGACGCGCCACCTGGACGACCTCCCACGGGGTCAGCGACTCGTACTTCTTGCGGATCATCGCCACGAGGTTCTTGCGGATGTCGCGAATTTCCGCGCTCAGGTCCATGCCCCGAGTGCGCTGCTGCTCCTCCAACTTGTGGATCTGCTCTTCGAGCTTGGCGAACGGTTTTTCGAATTCCAGGGTCATCCGGGCCATGCGTCCAGCACCCCTATCCCTTCCGGCCGTAGGCCTCTGCCAGGGCCCGCAGCATCGCACTCACATACCCCATCCCCTGCGGGCGGTCAAGAGGGTCTTTGGCCAGCATCGCCTGAACGAAGTCGTCCACCTGAAGCGGCACGTCGGGATCCAGCGAGCGGACGGTCGGCACGGGCGCCCGCACGTGCTGGTCCAGGAGGTCCTGGGGCCTGTGGCTGGCGAAGGGAACCCGCCCGGTGAGGCACTCGTACAGCGTCACACCCAGGCTGTACACGTCCGACTGTCCCGTCAGCCGGTCGTTCTGAATCTGTTCCGGCGACATGTAGGACCACGTGCCCGGCCGGCGGCGCTCGAACCACTTTCGCATCATGTGGCGCAGGGGCGTCGCATCCTGCCGGCGGGCCAGCGCGAAATCAATCACCCGCACCGGGCTCTCGTCGGCGGCGATGATGTTCTGCGGCTTGACGTCGCGATGGAGATACCCGAGTTCGTGGAAGTACGCCAACCCGTCGGCCGCCTGCCCCAGCCACGCGAGCGATTGCAGGAGGCTCGGCCGGCCTCGCCTCAGAAGCATCTGGAGGCTACGCCCCGGAATGAAATCCATGATCAGGTGCGGCCGAACGTCGTTCAGTTCCAGTTCGAGAATCCGCACCAGGTTCGGGTGCTCCAGCCCGGAGCAAACGCGGTACTCCGTCTCGAGGTACCCGCGGTACAGAGGGTCGTGAGCGAACTGCGGCCGCAGGGCCTTCAGCGCGTACTCGCCGCCGCGCCCCTTCCCCGCGAGCCGGATCGCCAGGAAGATCTCGGCGCTGTGTGATTCCGCCACCTTGCGCACGAGTTGGAACCCGCCGATGATTTGCGACATGGCAGCCTGCGCGACTGACGTGAACCACGTTCGCGGGCGCGGCGAAAACCCACCCACGCAGTGGCCGCACGCGATTCCCGCCTCTCTTTTGAACCCGGAGTCTATCGGCCGGCCACTGGTATCGGCAACCCAAAAATCTATTGACCCGCCCCGCGCCCACCTCTAGAGTGGGGCAACGTGTCGTGGTTCGAGCCGTCGGGACCCCAACCATTGCCCTCGCACATGACGCCCTGGAACCAGGTGACTATTATCGGAGTGGGCTTGGTCGGCGGCAGCCTCGGCCTGGCCTTGAAGAAGCGCGGGCTCGCCCGCCGCGTGGTCGGCGTCGGGTACCGTGAGCCCAGCCTCCAGGCCGCCCGCGACTGCGGCGCCGCCGACGAAACCTCGCTGGACCCCCGCGCCGGCGTCGGCGGGAGCGACCTGGTCGTCCTGGCCACCCCGGTGGGCAAGTTCGCCGAAATTTTGGAGCGTGCCGTTCCCGGCCTCGAGCCGGGGGCTGTGGTCATCGACGTCGGAAGCACCAAGCGAGAGGTCGTTGCCTCGCTCGAGCCTCTGGTTCGGGCGCCAAGCGCATTTGTCGGGTGCCACCCCATCGCGGGCAGCGAGCAGCGCGGCATCGTTCACGCCCGCGAAGACCTTTTCCAGGGCGCCACCTGCGTCGTCACGCCGACCGATCGCACCCCCGCCGACACCCTGAAGCGCATCGTCGCCACCTGGGAAGGCGTCGGCATGGTCGTCCGGACGCTTTCGCCCGAAGTCCACGATTGCCTCCTGGCCGAGGTGAGCCACCTTCCGCACGTCGTCGCCTCGGTCCTCGTGCAGGCCGTCTCCGGCGAGGCGGAACCGCTGGTCGGCCCCGGCTGGGCGGACACGACCCGCGTGGCCTCGGGCGACCCGCCCCTCTGGCGCGACATCCTCCTCTCGAACGCCGATGAGGTGGCCGCGGCGATCGAGCGGGCCCTGGGCGCCTTGGCCGCGTTCCGCACGGCGCTCTCGAAACGCGACGCCCGGCGCGTCGAGGCGCTTCTCGACCAAGCCAAGCAGCGACGCGACCGCATCGTCCGGGCCCGGGGGAACCTGGGCCTGTCCGAACCGAAGAGAGGCCAGTGACCATGGTCTGGGAGATCGAAGTCCGACTGACAGACCACGCCCGCGACGTGCACGGCCAGGAAGTGCTCCGCCAGATCCGCGACCTCGGCATCCAGTCCGTGACCGCCGTGGAATCCGCCCGGCTCTTTTACCTCGATACGGCGGCGCCTGCGAAGGACGTCGAACGCATTGCCGGCGAACTGCTGACCGACCCGGTCGTCGAGCGCTATCGCCTCGCCGACGGAAAACGCAAGGGCAAAGACGCCCGCCCCACCGTCGTCGTCCGGCGTAAGCCCGGCGTCATGGACCCCGTGGCGACGAGCACCCTCCAGGCCATCGCCGACATGGGCATCGAGGCCCGCCGGTGCCGTACCGCACGCAAGTACTATTTCGCCGGCAAGCCGAAGCGGGCCGAACTCGAAACCATCGCCCGGGCCGTCCTCGCGAACGCCTGCATCGAGGACATCGAGTTCAAGGACGATGTGTCGGGCGTCTTCCGCGACGCACCGCCCTACCGTTTCCAGGTTATCACGGTTCCGCTGGCCGAGGCCGACGACGAACGCCTTCAGAAAATCAGCCGCGAAGGCGGCCTGTTCCTGAACGTCCGCGAGATGCGCGCCATCCAGGAGCATTTCAAGTCCCTCGGCCGCGACCCCACCGACGTGGAACTCGAGACCCTCGCCCAGACGTGGTCCGAGCACTGCGTCCACAAGACGCTGCGCGGGATCATCCGTTTTCGCCGGCCCGGAAAGCGCGACGAGACGATTGACAACCTCTTGAAGAACACCGTCTTCCGCGCTACAAAAGAACTTGCGAGGCCCTGGTGCATTTCCGTCTTTCAGGACAACGCCGGCATCATCGAGTTCGACGATCCGTGGTGCGTCTGCTTCAAGGTCGAGACACACAACCATCCGAGCGCGCTCGAGCCTTATGGCGGAGCGGCGACGGGGATCGGCGGCGTCATCCGCGATCCGCTCGGCACCGGCCTCGGCGCCAAGCCCATCTTGAACACCGACATCTTCTGTTTCGCTCCGCCCGATTACCCTGCCGACAAATTGCCGCCCGGCGTGCTTCATCCCCGGCGGATCCTGCGCGGGGTCGTGGCGGGCGTCCGCGATTACGGCAACCGCATGGGCATCCCCACCGCCAACGGCGCCCTCTATTTCGACGAAAGGTACCTCGGCAACTGCCTCGTGTATTGCGGCAACCTGGGCCTCATGCCGCGCGACAAGTGCTTCAAACATCCCAAGGCCGGCCACAAGATCGTCGTCGTCGGCGGCCGCACAGGACGCGACGGCATCCACGGCGCGACCTTCTCCAGCAGCGAGTTGACGCACACCACCGGCTCGGAGTTCAGCCACGCCGTTCAGATCGGCAACCCCATCGTCGAAAAGAAAATGGTCGATACGCTCCTGGTGGCCCGCGACCGCGGCCTTTATTCGGCGGTCACCGACTGCGGGGCCGGGGGCCTCTCGAGTGCCGTCGGCGAAATGGGCGCCGAACTCGGGGCCGAGGTCTTCCTCGACCGCGTCCCCCTCAAGTACGACGGCCTCTCCTACACCGAAATCTGGATCTCCGAGGCCCAGGAACGCATGGTCCTTGCCGTCGAACCGGAAAAGGCCGACGAACTCCTGGCCCTCTTCGCCTCCGAAGACGTCGAGGCAACCGTCATCGGCGAGTTCACCGACTCTGGCCTGCTGCGCCTCCGCTACGAGGGCAACCTCGTCTGCGACCTCGACCTGAAGTTCCTCCACGATGGCCCCCCGCGCTACGAGCGGTCCGCCGAGTGGGTCCCGCCCGAGCATCCGGAACCGAAGACGCAACCGAAGGCCGACTACACCGCCGACCTGCTGGCCATCCTCTCCAGTTGGAACGTCTGCTCCAAGGAATGGGTCATCCGCCAGTACGACCACGAGGTCCAGGGCCAGACCGTCATCAAGCCCCTTCAGGGCGTCCGCGAAGACGGTCCCGGCGATGCGTGCGTCATCACACCCATCCTCGGCTCCACGAAGGGTCTGGCCGTCGGTTGCGGCATGAACCCGAAGTACGGCGACGTGGACCCCTACTGGATGGCCGCGGCCGGCATCGACGAGGCGGTCCGCAACGTCGTCGCCGTCGGCGCGCGGCCCGACCGCATCGCCCTGCTGGACAACTTCTGCTGGGGCAACTGCGAGAAGCCCGACCGCCTGGGGTCGCTCGTCCTGGCGGCCAAGGCGTGTTACGACGTGGCCGTTGCCCTCGGCACGCCCTTCATCAGCGGCAAGGACAGCCTCAATAACGAGTTCGCGACCGATTCCGAGACCATCGCCATCCCGCCGACCCTCCTCATCAGCGCGCTCGGCCTGGTGGACGACATACGCCGGTGCGTGACGATGGACCTCAAGGAGGCCGGCAACCCGGTGTATTTGGTGGGCATCGCGGCCGGCTGCGTCCGGGCCTGCCATGACCTCTCGGAAGGGGGCCTCGCGGTCGCTGCGGCCGAGATGGCCTTCGCCGCCGACCTCGGCCTGGAGA from Planctomycetota bacterium includes these protein-coding regions:
- a CDS encoding acetyl-CoA carboxylase carboxyltransferase subunit alpha; its protein translation is MARMTLEFEKPFAKLEEQIHKLEEQQRTRGMDLSAEIRDIRKNLVAMIRKKYESLTPWEVVQVARHPDRPQTIDYVEAFVKDFKELHGDRLFRDDRAIVCGLGRIGGERVMIVGHHKGRDTREKVACFFGCAHPEGYRKALRCMRLAEKFHVPIIAFIDTQGAYPGIGAEERGVAEAIAVNLREMSCLRVPIVGIVIGEGASGGYVGIGVADRLLMLEYAYCSVITPEGCAAILWRTAAKAPEAAEALRLTAADVKRFGVIEEIVPEPLGGAHRNPREMAITLERRIGRHLRELKQRPLDELLAERYEKLRRVGVVAEAAAGSVAPGQEGAAQGPPAS
- a CDS encoding thioredoxin family protein; this encodes MIPDSLDLGGFRVHRALGGWLGLAVLAGAIAAPAAEAPKSQGQPKAETPAIQPDWRKDLDSALKEAAASDRVVLIYFHADWSQPCEWMSRGCFGNKPMVTFIFRHFVPLRVDDTKEASPVSQRFGIRVYPSVLFLLPTGETLHLAMGPRKPEEFANLLNQVRLFPELLRAQKKAPNDLEANFALGNAFALLNQLRRAAPYLEQAAELDPENKHGRRSQARLILAMVPLEDGNAAATLDNLAAYLLDFPDAPEVPTAMYYVGTVFYGEKRYGEAREAFAELQKRFPRHPMTYKADKAVEYIDGLLRAADDGQPKAPGTEPEPKHALPEEEPPATQGRMTKPE
- a CDS encoding prephenate dehydrogenase, whose translation is MTIIGVGLVGGSLGLALKKRGLARRVVGVGYREPSLQAARDCGAADETSLDPRAGVGGSDLVVLATPVGKFAEILERAVPGLEPGAVVIDVGSTKREVVASLEPLVRAPSAFVGCHPIAGSEQRGIVHAREDLFQGATCVVTPTDRTPADTLKRIVATWEGVGMVVRTLSPEVHDCLLAEVSHLPHVVASVLVQAVSGEAEPLVGPGWADTTRVASGDPPLWRDILLSNADEVAAAIERALGALAAFRTALSKRDARRVEALLDQAKQRRDRIVRARGNLGLSEPKRGQ
- the purL gene encoding phosphoribosylformylglycinamidine synthase subunit PurL — translated: MVWEIEVRLTDHARDVHGQEVLRQIRDLGIQSVTAVESARLFYLDTAAPAKDVERIAGELLTDPVVERYRLADGKRKGKDARPTVVVRRKPGVMDPVATSTLQAIADMGIEARRCRTARKYYFAGKPKRAELETIARAVLANACIEDIEFKDDVSGVFRDAPPYRFQVITVPLAEADDERLQKISREGGLFLNVREMRAIQEHFKSLGRDPTDVELETLAQTWSEHCVHKTLRGIIRFRRPGKRDETIDNLLKNTVFRATKELARPWCISVFQDNAGIIEFDDPWCVCFKVETHNHPSALEPYGGAATGIGGVIRDPLGTGLGAKPILNTDIFCFAPPDYPADKLPPGVLHPRRILRGVVAGVRDYGNRMGIPTANGALYFDERYLGNCLVYCGNLGLMPRDKCFKHPKAGHKIVVVGGRTGRDGIHGATFSSSELTHTTGSEFSHAVQIGNPIVEKKMVDTLLVARDRGLYSAVTDCGAGGLSSAVGEMGAELGAEVFLDRVPLKYDGLSYTEIWISEAQERMVLAVEPEKADELLALFASEDVEATVIGEFTDSGLLRLRYEGNLVCDLDLKFLHDGPPRYERSAEWVPPEHPEPKTQPKADYTADLLAILSSWNVCSKEWVIRQYDHEVQGQTVIKPLQGVREDGPGDACVITPILGSTKGLAVGCGMNPKYGDVDPYWMAAAGIDEAVRNVVAVGARPDRIALLDNFCWGNCEKPDRLGSLVLAAKACYDVAVALGTPFISGKDSLNNEFATDSETIAIPPTLLISALGLVDDIRRCVTMDLKEAGNPVYLVGIAAGCVRACHDLSEGGLAVAAAEMAFAADLGLEIDLSAVPREDALNDDGRILFSESQTRFLVEVARSRVAEFEKALAGVPCARVGEVTKNGQLVVRGLGGKTVVEAACDRLRDAWKAPLAW
- the uvrA gene encoding excinuclease ABC subunit UvrA, which codes for KPDVDAIEGLPPTIAIEQRRTGFNPRSTVATVTEVHDYLRLLFARVGTPACPRCGRPIRPQGPEEIVESVLRLPPGTRLMVLAPLVRGQRGEHKEVIRGVVADGFVRVRIDGQMYELKNVPRLAKGRRHTIEAVVDRLVAKEAARNRLADSVETALRMSDGLVLVSHESAAGNWKNTLYSERYACVRCNLSFEELSPRLFSFNSPYGACPTCHGLGAVQQFDEDLIVPDADLSLAAGALAPWKAGPHRYRSFYEEALARFIRDFNVDPETPFRKLPKRARDALLHGGTPNADRTREPTGRPAEPWEGVIPSLQRLDEKNRKASVQRWLEQFMSEQPCPACRGARLRPEARAVTVGGKAIHEICALSVTEAAGFFDSLHLEGEKETIGRQVVAEIRNRLRFMMGVGVGYLTLDRSSDSLAGGEAQRIRLATQVGSGLVGVCYVLDEPTIGLHARDNRRLLDTLLRLRDLGNTVVVVEHDEDTIRAADHVLDMGPGAGEHGGRIVAEGTVPEIAASKGSLTGRYLARHMAIPIPTKRRRANCRRAVRISGARENNLKNLSVAFPLGCLVCVTGVSGSGKSTLVGQTLAPALRRKLYGSREKCGIYRRLSGADEVDRVIEIDQSPIGRTPRSNAATYTKVFDHIRRVFAQTREAKVRGYGPSRFSFNVKGGRCETCRGQGVRKLEMHFLPDVYVTCSECRGSRYARETLEITYRAKTIADVLGMRVSEALQFFENFPRIVGQLETLEAVGLGYIALGQNSTTLSGGEAQRVKLAAELGKHSTGRTLYVLDEPTTGLHFADIQRLLDVLARLVDLGNTMVVIEHNFEVIKSADWIIDLGPEGGDAGGCVIAEGPPERLVRSPESHTGRYLARHLAGKG
- a CDS encoding serine/threonine-protein kinase, coding for MSQIIGGFQLVRKVAESHSAEIFLAIRLAGKGRGGEYALKALRPQFAHDPLYRGYLETEYRVCSGLEHPNLVRILELELNDVRPHLIMDFIPGRSLQMLLRRGRPSLLQSLAWLGQAADGLAYFHELGYLHRDVKPQNIIAADESPVRVIDFALARRQDATPLRHMMRKWFERRRPGTWSYMSPEQIQNDRLTGQSDVYSLGVTLYECLTGRVPFASHRPQDLLDQHVRAPVPTVRSLDPDVPLQVDDFVQAMLAKDPLDRPQGMGYVSAMLRALAEAYGRKG